In Capricornis sumatraensis isolate serow.1 chromosome 18, serow.2, whole genome shotgun sequence, one genomic interval encodes:
- the STC2 gene encoding stanniocalcin-2: MCAERLGQFVTLALVLVTFDPARGTDATNTPEGPQDRGSQQKGRLSLQNTAEIQHCLVNAGDVGCGVFECFENNSCEIRGLHGICMTFLHNAGKFDAQGKSFIKDALKCKAHALRHRFSCISRKCPAIKEMVFQLQRECYLKHDLCSAAQENIRVMVEMIHFKDLLLHEPYVDLVNLLLTCGEEVKEAITHSVQAQCEQSWGSLCSILSFCTSAIQRPPTAPPERQLQGDRAKLSRGHPAEMGHHLAEPSSRETSRGVKGERGSKSHPNAHARGRAAGPGAQGTSGSSEWEDEQSEYSDIRR, translated from the exons ATGTGTGCCGAGCGGCTGGGCCAGTTCGTGACCCTGGCTTTGGTGCTGGTTACCTTCGATCCAGCTCGAGGGACCGACGCCACCAACACCCCCGAAGGTCCCCAAGACAGGGGCTCCCAGCAGAAAGGCCGTCTGTCCTTGCAGAACACAG CGGAAATCCAGCACTGTTTGGTCAACGCTGGCGATGTGGGGTGTGGCGTGTTTGAATGTTTCGAGAACAACTCTTGTGAGATTCGGGGCTTACATGGAATTTGCATGACTTTTCTGCACAACGCTGGAAAATTTGATGCCCAG GGCAAGTCGTTCATCAAAGATGCCTTGAAGTGTAAGGCCCACGCTCTGCGGCACAGATTCAGCTGCATAAGCCGGAAGTGTCCAGCCATCAAGGAGATGGTGTTCCAGTTACAGCGGGAGTGCTACCTTAAGCATGACCTGTGTTCTGCTGCACAGGAGAACATCCGGGTGATGGTGGAGATGATTCACTTCAAGGACTTGCTGCTGCATGA ACCCTACGTGGACCTAGTGAACCTGCTGCTGACCTGTGGGGAGGAGGTGAAGGAGGCCATCACCCACAGCGTCCAGGCTCagtgtgagcagagctggggaaGCCTGTGCTCCATCCTGAGTTTCTGCACCTCGGCCATCCAGAGACCCCCCACGGCGCCGCCCGAGCGCCAGCTCCAGGGCGACAGGGCCAAGCTCTCCAGGGGCCACCCCGCGGAAATGGGTCACCACCTTGCGGAGCCCAGCAGTCGGGAGACCAGCCGAGGTGTCAAGGGTGAGCGAGGTAGCAAGAGCCACCCCAACGCCCACGCCCGGGGCAGAGCGGCCGGACCCGGGGCCCAAGGAACTTCTGGAAGCAGCGAGTGGGAGGATGAACAGTCTGAGTATTCCGATATCCGGAGGTGA